The following coding sequences lie in one Halorarum halophilum genomic window:
- a CDS encoding PIN domain-containing protein: MTTVILDTNALMMPVECDVRVFEEIDRLVTDAELVTPAAVVAELEKLSDGAGEEATAAAVGRDLAERCRVVETHESYADDAVVELASGEFDGFVVTNDGPLRERLADRAVRVICLRGANTLAVTEP; the protein is encoded by the coding sequence GTGACGACGGTGATCCTCGACACGAACGCGCTGATGATGCCGGTGGAGTGCGACGTGCGCGTGTTCGAGGAGATCGACCGGCTGGTGACCGACGCCGAACTGGTCACGCCGGCGGCCGTCGTCGCGGAACTGGAGAAGCTGTCCGACGGCGCGGGCGAGGAGGCGACGGCGGCCGCGGTCGGCCGCGACCTCGCCGAGCGCTGTCGGGTCGTCGAGACGCACGAATCGTACGCAGACGACGCCGTGGTCGAACTCGCGTCGGGCGAGTTCGACGGCTTCGTCGTCACGAACGACGGGCCCCTGCGCGAACGGCTAGCGGACCGCGCCGTTCGCGTAATCTGTTTAAGGGGCGCGAACACACTGGCGGTAACAGAGCCATAA
- a CDS encoding 30S ribosomal protein S24e → MDIDIISEEENPMLHRTDVRFEIVHDEATPARLQVRDSLAAKLDKGANEVVVQELNTKFGMRKTVGYAKVYETAEDAEDVEQQHMLDRNAIGVDEDAEAEEA, encoded by the coding sequence ATGGACATCGACATCATCTCCGAGGAGGAGAACCCCATGTTGCACCGAACCGACGTCCGCTTCGAGATCGTTCACGACGAGGCCACGCCCGCCCGCCTGCAGGTCCGTGACTCGCTCGCCGCGAAGCTCGACAAGGGCGCCAACGAGGTCGTCGTGCAGGAGCTGAACACGAAGTTCGGCATGCGCAAGACGGTCGGCTACGCGAAGGTGTACGAGACCGCCGAGGACGCCGAGGACGTCGAGCAGCAGCACATGCTCGACCGCAACGCCATCGGCGTCGACGAGGACGCCGAGGCCGAAGAGGCGTAA
- a CDS encoding bifunctional N(6)-L-threonylcarbamoyladenine synthase/serine/threonine protein kinase, whose amino-acid sequence MRVLGIEGTAWCASAAVFDDAGGDFFIESDAYEPDSGGIHPREAAEHMGGAIPRVVETALRYAREEYGSDAIDAVAFSQGPGLGPCLRIVGTAARALARTLDVPLVGVNHMVAHLEIGRYRSGFGSPVCLNASGANAHLLGYRDGRYRVLGETMDTGVGNALDKFTRHVGWTHPGGPKIEAHAAEGSYVELPYVVKGMDFSFSGIMSAAKDAYDDGVPVEDVCFSLQEHTFAMLTEVAERALSLTGTDELVLGGGVGQNDRLREMLAGMCADRGASFYAPEPRFLRDNAGMIAQLGARMASVGDTVEVADSAIDPNFRPDQVPVTWRDGDESASRSVAAGDDLRGAEAIVEIAGDEVTKRRLPKGYRHPELDETLRRERTVLEARLLADARKQGVPTPLVRDVDVAEATIRMQRVGERDLAAALTEANVRTVGEYLARIHAADVVHGDPTTRNVRVGEERVFLIDFGLGYGSGHVEDHAMDLHVFEQSLEGTAAEPEALVAAFEEGYRAVGADEVLDRLRGIEGRGRYQ is encoded by the coding sequence ATGCGCGTTCTCGGCATCGAAGGCACCGCGTGGTGCGCGAGCGCCGCGGTGTTCGACGACGCCGGGGGTGACTTCTTCATCGAATCCGACGCGTACGAGCCCGACAGCGGCGGCATTCACCCGCGCGAGGCCGCAGAGCACATGGGTGGGGCCATCCCGCGCGTCGTCGAGACGGCGCTGAGGTACGCACGCGAGGAGTACGGCTCGGACGCGATCGACGCGGTCGCGTTCTCGCAGGGCCCCGGACTCGGCCCCTGTCTCCGTATCGTCGGAACGGCGGCGCGGGCGCTCGCACGAACGCTCGACGTTCCGCTGGTCGGCGTGAACCACATGGTGGCCCACCTGGAGATCGGCCGCTACCGCTCGGGCTTCGGCTCGCCGGTCTGCCTTAACGCCTCGGGGGCGAACGCCCACCTGCTCGGCTACCGGGACGGTCGATACCGCGTGCTGGGAGAGACGATGGACACAGGCGTCGGCAACGCACTCGACAAGTTCACCCGCCACGTCGGGTGGACCCACCCCGGCGGGCCGAAGATCGAAGCTCACGCGGCCGAGGGGAGCTACGTCGAACTCCCGTACGTGGTGAAGGGGATGGACTTCTCCTTCTCGGGGATCATGAGCGCCGCGAAGGACGCCTACGACGACGGCGTCCCCGTCGAGGACGTCTGCTTCTCGCTGCAGGAGCACACGTTCGCGATGCTCACCGAGGTCGCCGAGCGGGCGCTCTCGCTCACAGGCACGGACGAACTGGTGCTCGGGGGCGGCGTCGGCCAGAACGACCGCCTGCGCGAGATGCTCGCCGGGATGTGCGCCGACCGTGGCGCCTCGTTCTACGCGCCCGAACCGCGGTTCCTCCGCGACAACGCCGGGATGATCGCCCAGCTCGGCGCGAGGATGGCGAGTGTTGGCGATACGGTCGAGGTGGCTGACTCGGCGATCGACCCGAACTTCCGTCCGGACCAGGTGCCGGTGACCTGGCGGGACGGCGACGAGTCGGCGTCGCGGAGCGTGGCCGCGGGCGACGACCTCCGCGGTGCCGAGGCGATCGTCGAGATCGCGGGCGACGAGGTGACGAAGCGACGGCTCCCGAAGGGGTACCGTCACCCCGAACTGGACGAGACGCTGCGACGCGAGCGCACCGTGCTGGAAGCTCGGCTGCTCGCGGACGCGCGGAAACAGGGGGTGCCGACGCCGCTCGTGCGGGACGTGGACGTGGCGGAGGCGACCATCCGGATGCAGCGCGTCGGGGAGCGGGACCTCGCCGCGGCGCTCACGGAGGCCAACGTCCGGACGGTCGGCGAGTACCTCGCCCGGATCCACGCGGCCGACGTGGTCCACGGCGACCCCACGACCCGGAACGTCAGGGTGGGGGAGGAACGGGTGTTCCTCATCGACTTCGGGCTGGGTTACGGCTCCGGCCACGTCGAGGACCACGCGATGGACCTCCACGTGTTCGAGCAGTCGCTGGAGGGGACCGCCGCAGAGCCGGAGGCCCTCGTGGCGGCGTTCGAGGAGGGCTATCGGGCCGTCGGTGCGGACGAGGTGCTCGACCGGCTCCGCGGCATCGAGGGCCGCGGTCGCTACCAGTAG
- a CDS encoding FAD-binding oxidoreductase, which produces MAQSSPDYTHDIDEELARLRGGSRGDVLRPEDEGYDEVRQVWNGMIDRRPAVIARPTGTADVVAAVEFARATGLDVAVHGGGHNVAGNATTDGGLMIDLSGMNGVHVDPENRRVRAEGGATLGDVDHETQLFGLATALGAVSETGIAGLTLNGGYGHLSREYGLAADNLTSVEIVTADGEVRVASEDRNGDLFWAVRGGGGNFGVVTSFEYELHEVGPEVYAFFPWFDANDAGAVLDAFREWADDAPRNAGVLPFAGHVPALDPFPEDSWGAPCLAMLGSYRGDLDEASDVFAPLRAAATPIVDLSGPMPFEDLQRMLDEDYPDGMRYYWKSVFLSELTDEVVDVVLRYNESAPSALSTIDLWQLGGAVADVPRDATAFRHRDKPFMVNFEANWEDPADDEANVNWAREGFAEIEELQVASGRYGNFPGLGEDPARLIYGENYDRLVDVKTKYDPGNLFHLNQNVVPRADED; this is translated from the coding sequence ATGGCACAATCATCACCGGATTACACTCACGACATCGACGAGGAACTGGCGCGACTCCGCGGGGGGAGCAGGGGTGACGTCCTCCGTCCCGAGGACGAGGGGTACGACGAGGTGCGACAGGTCTGGAACGGGATGATCGACCGACGGCCCGCCGTCATCGCCCGTCCCACCGGGACCGCGGACGTCGTCGCCGCGGTCGAGTTCGCCCGCGCGACCGGACTGGACGTCGCCGTCCACGGCGGCGGGCACAACGTCGCCGGGAACGCGACCACGGACGGCGGGCTGATGATCGACCTCTCGGGGATGAACGGCGTCCACGTCGACCCCGAGAACCGCAGGGTCCGCGCCGAGGGCGGGGCGACGCTGGGCGACGTCGACCACGAGACCCAGCTGTTCGGCCTGGCGACCGCGCTCGGCGCGGTGTCGGAGACCGGCATCGCTGGCCTGACGCTCAACGGGGGCTACGGCCACCTCTCGCGCGAGTACGGGCTCGCGGCTGACAACCTGACGTCCGTCGAGATCGTGACCGCGGACGGGGAGGTCCGGGTGGCGAGCGAGGACCGGAACGGGGACCTGTTCTGGGCGGTCCGCGGCGGCGGCGGGAACTTCGGTGTCGTCACCTCCTTCGAGTACGAACTCCACGAGGTCGGCCCCGAGGTGTACGCGTTCTTCCCCTGGTTCGACGCCAACGACGCGGGCGCGGTGCTGGACGCGTTCCGCGAGTGGGCCGACGACGCCCCGCGGAACGCGGGTGTGCTCCCGTTCGCCGGCCACGTCCCCGCGCTGGACCCCTTCCCCGAGGACTCCTGGGGCGCCCCGTGTCTCGCCATGCTCGGCTCGTACCGGGGCGACCTCGACGAGGCGTCGGACGTCTTCGCGCCCCTCCGAGCGGCCGCGACGCCGATCGTCGACCTCAGCGGCCCGATGCCGTTCGAGGACCTCCAGCGGATGCTCGACGAGGACTACCCGGACGGCATGCGATACTACTGGAAGTCCGTCTTCCTCTCGGAACTCACCGACGAGGTCGTCGACGTCGTGCTCCGGTACAACGAGTCGGCGCCGTCGGCCCTCTCGACCATCGACCTCTGGCAACTCGGGGGCGCCGTCGCCGACGTCCCGCGGGACGCCACCGCGTTCCGACACCGGGACAAGCCGTTCATGGTCAACTTCGAGGCGAACTGGGAGGACCCCGCGGACGACGAGGCGAACGTGAACTGGGCGCGCGAGGGCTTCGCCGAGATCGAGGAACTCCAGGTGGCCTCCGGCCGCTACGGCAACTTCCCGGGACTCGGCGAGGACCCGGCTCGCCTGATCTACGGGGAGAACTACGACCGGCTGGTCGACGTCAAGACGAAGTACGACCCGGGGAACCTGTTCCACCTGAACCAGAACGTCGTTCCGCGGGCCGACGAGGACTGA
- a CDS encoding aspartate dehydrogenase domain-containing protein, giving the protein MTQTHSIGLLGYGRICRALADYVERDPAFELAYVYVRSPRDDLPTDRQVTDLAELSDRPVDLVVEGAAPEAVAGLGDAVLPTSDLMLLSGSALVDPDVEEGLERLADEHGTAVYLPHAALLGVDGLVDARSELESVDIEATKAPSHLDFDYTDEWDEEAVTERTVLYEGPVRGLCRMFPRNFNSHAAVALASLGLDDTRSRLVADPDADSALHVISASGEGFDLEITRDSAIEGVTGDYTLVSIWGSIRRVLDADGGLRFV; this is encoded by the coding sequence GTGACACAAACCCACTCGATCGGACTGCTCGGGTACGGTCGGATCTGCCGGGCACTCGCCGACTACGTCGAGCGGGATCCGGCGTTCGAACTCGCGTACGTCTACGTCCGGTCGCCGCGCGACGACCTGCCGACGGACCGCCAGGTGACTGACCTTGCCGAACTGTCGGACCGCCCCGTCGACCTCGTCGTCGAGGGGGCCGCCCCGGAGGCCGTCGCCGGCCTGGGGGACGCCGTCCTCCCCACGAGCGACCTCATGCTGCTGTCCGGGTCCGCCCTGGTGGACCCCGACGTGGAGGAGGGGCTCGAACGCCTCGCCGACGAACACGGGACGGCCGTCTACCTCCCGCACGCCGCCCTCCTGGGAGTCGACGGCCTCGTCGACGCACGGTCGGAGCTCGAGTCGGTCGACATCGAGGCGACGAAGGCACCGTCCCACCTCGATTTCGACTACACCGACGAGTGGGACGAGGAGGCGGTCACCGAGCGGACGGTGCTGTACGAGGGGCCCGTTCGCGGCCTCTGTCGGATGTTCCCCCGCAACTTCAACTCCCACGCGGCGGTCGCCCTCGCGTCGCTCGGTCTGGACGACACCCGGTCGCGACTCGTCGCCGACCCCGACGCCGACTCGGCCCTGCACGTCATCTCTGCCAGCGGGGAGGGGTTCGACCTCGAGATCACCCGCGACAGCGCCATCGAGGGCGTGACGGGCGACTACACGCTGGTCTCCATCTGGGGGTCGATCCGGCGGGTCCTCGATGCGGACGGGGGGCTTCGGTTCGTCTGA
- a CDS encoding DHH family phosphoesterase, translating to MDAAQSLHELLAEGEELTIVCHNNPDPDCLASALALGRIAADAGIDERHILYSGSISHQQNRAFVNLIEVELHPFDPAAVVDRPEGSLLAFVDHSIPGSNNEVPEGTPVDVVVDHHSAEGIRARFVDNRESVGATATILTGYLSDLDIEIDAILATALLFAIRRETLGFLRGATHDEYTAAGTLHDHADHDLLRRLVNPSVSGATVDAIADAIENRTVRGSVLISHVGRTTERDALPQAADYLASLEGVETTVVFGIIDGTIQLSARSTDARIHIGDTLGMIFDDVGSAGGHREMAGGEIPLGLFADYGDDRDRLIDIVEEIITTRLVDGLNLRDDSGNGAANDERGTSSGRT from the coding sequence ATGGACGCCGCGCAGTCACTCCACGAACTGCTGGCGGAGGGCGAGGAGCTCACCATCGTCTGCCACAACAACCCGGACCCGGACTGTCTCGCGAGCGCGCTCGCGCTGGGCCGGATCGCCGCGGACGCCGGCATCGACGAGCGGCACATCCTCTACAGCGGCAGCATCTCCCACCAGCAGAACCGCGCCTTCGTCAACCTCATCGAGGTCGAACTCCACCCGTTCGACCCCGCCGCCGTCGTGGACCGACCGGAGGGGTCGCTGCTCGCGTTCGTCGACCACTCCATCCCCGGGTCGAACAACGAGGTGCCGGAGGGGACGCCGGTCGACGTCGTCGTCGACCACCACTCGGCGGAGGGGATCCGCGCCCGGTTCGTTGACAACCGCGAGAGCGTGGGCGCGACGGCGACGATCCTCACCGGGTACCTCAGCGACCTCGACATCGAGATCGACGCCATCCTCGCGACGGCGCTCCTGTTCGCGATCCGGCGCGAGACGCTGGGCTTCCTCCGGGGGGCCACGCACGACGAGTACACCGCCGCGGGGACGCTACACGACCACGCCGACCACGACCTGCTCAGGCGGCTCGTCAACCCATCGGTGAGCGGCGCCACCGTCGACGCCATCGCCGACGCCATCGAGAACCGGACCGTCCGCGGGTCGGTGCTCATCTCGCACGTCGGCCGGACGACCGAACGCGACGCCCTGCCGCAGGCCGCGGACTACCTCGCGAGCCTGGAGGGCGTCGAGACGACGGTCGTCTTCGGCATCATCGACGGGACGATCCAGCTCAGCGCCCGCTCGACGGACGCGCGGATCCACATCGGCGACACGCTCGGCATGATCTTCGACGACGTGGGCAGCGCCGGCGGCCACCGGGAGATGGCGGGCGGCGAGATCCCGCTCGGGCTGTTCGCCGACTACGGCGACGACCGGGACCGACTCATCGACATCGTGGAGGAGATCATCACGACCCGGCTCGTCGACGGGCTCAACCTCCGGGACGATAGCGGAAACGGCGCCGCCAACGACGAGAGGGGAACGTCGTCCGGCCGGACGTGA
- a CDS encoding arsenate reductase/protein-tyrosine-phosphatase family protein, whose protein sequence is MTNSTDPDSDTDATADTIRIAFMCVRNAGRSQMATAFAERERERRGLTGRVELLTGGTAPAEHVHEEVVEVMREEGFDLSDRTPRAITIEELRSCDYVATMGCSTLDVGEVGEDVDVRDWALTDPDGQELEDVREIRDEIEGRVADLFDEIERS, encoded by the coding sequence ATGACGAACTCCACCGACCCGGACTCGGACACCGATGCTACCGCCGACACGATCCGAATCGCCTTCATGTGCGTCCGCAACGCGGGGCGGTCCCAGATGGCCACGGCGTTCGCCGAACGCGAGCGCGAGCGCCGCGGGCTGACCGGCCGCGTCGAACTGCTCACCGGCGGAACCGCCCCGGCCGAACACGTCCACGAGGAGGTCGTCGAGGTGATGCGGGAGGAGGGGTTCGACCTCTCCGACCGGACGCCGAGGGCCATCACGATCGAGGAACTGCGCTCGTGCGACTACGTGGCGACGATGGGCTGTTCCACGCTCGACGTCGGGGAGGTCGGCGAGGACGTCGACGTCCGCGACTGGGCGCTGACGGATCCCGACGGGCAGGAACTGGAGGACGTACGCGAGATACGGGACGAGATCGAGGGGCGCGTCGCCGACCTCTTCGACGAGATCGAGCGCTCGTAA
- a CDS encoding GTP-dependent dephospho-CoA kinase family protein, which produces MLRLPEDLRGAFKDPLGAVYTDAAALLADAGDPILAVGDVVTYHLRVAGRDPDVSVLDGKTKREAVSEEIASVLAGENPRIEVENEPATLSPDMLDALREAIDRDAHVVIHVTGEEDLATLPAIVAAPDGASVVYGQPDEGMVLVPVTPESRAEARALLQRMDGDSEAGIDRLTRQD; this is translated from the coding sequence ATGCTCCGGCTCCCCGAGGACCTCCGCGGCGCGTTCAAGGATCCCCTCGGGGCCGTCTACACCGACGCGGCCGCGCTGCTCGCCGACGCCGGCGACCCGATACTCGCCGTCGGCGACGTCGTCACCTACCACCTCCGCGTCGCCGGCCGCGACCCCGACGTCTCCGTTCTCGACGGGAAGACCAAACGCGAGGCCGTGAGCGAGGAGATCGCGTCCGTCCTCGCAGGCGAGAACCCCCGCATCGAGGTGGAGAACGAACCGGCCACGCTCTCCCCCGACATGCTCGACGCGCTCCGGGAGGCCATCGACCGCGACGCACACGTCGTGATCCACGTCACCGGCGAGGAGGACCTCGCCACGCTCCCCGCTATCGTCGCCGCCCCCGACGGTGCGAGCGTCGTCTACGGTCAGCCTGACGAGGGGATGGTGCTCGTCCCCGTCACCCCGGAGTCGAGGGCCGAGGCGCGCGCGCTCCTCCAGCGGATGGACGGGGACAGCGAGGCGGGGATCGATCGACTGACGCGGCAGGACTGA
- a CDS encoding DNA-directed RNA polymerase — MYKRVRLKDTVEVPPEHLADVTNSRVRKLLQDKLEGRMDEDVGSVVSVVEVLDIGDGAVLPSRPGVYYEAEFDAITFDPDMQEVVDGNVVEVVEFGAFVGIGPVDGLLHVSQISDEYLAYDGENQQLASTESNRTLGVEDAVRVRVVTKSIDERNPRDSKIGLTAKQPGLGKHGWLEDEAAKRDEATAEGS, encoded by the coding sequence ATGTACAAACGGGTTCGACTCAAGGACACGGTCGAGGTGCCACCCGAGCACCTGGCCGACGTGACGAACAGCAGGGTGCGAAAGCTCCTGCAGGACAAGTTGGAAGGGCGAATGGACGAGGACGTCGGCAGCGTCGTCAGCGTCGTCGAGGTGCTGGACATCGGCGACGGAGCGGTGCTTCCGAGCAGGCCCGGCGTGTACTACGAGGCGGAGTTCGACGCGATCACGTTCGACCCCGACATGCAGGAGGTCGTCGACGGGAACGTCGTCGAGGTCGTCGAGTTCGGCGCCTTCGTCGGCATCGGGCCGGTCGACGGCCTGCTCCACGTCTCGCAGATCTCCGACGAGTACCTCGCGTACGACGGCGAGAACCAGCAGCTCGCCTCGACGGAGTCGAACCGCACGCTCGGCGTCGAGGACGCCGTCCGCGTGCGCGTCGTGACCAAGAGCATCGACGAGCGGAACCCCCGCGACTCGAAGATCGGGCTCACAGCGAAACAGCCCGGCCTCGGCAAGCACGGCTGGCTCGAGGACGAGGCGGCCAAGCGCGACGAGGCGACCGCGGAGGGGAGCTAG
- a CDS encoding hemolysin family protein → MVDLVFAASRIGVALFLVFLNGFFVAAEFALVRLRPVAVDSMVEEGRRFSGLVQEATRNLDDYLAVCQLGITISSLGLGWIGEPAVAVLVDPLLGSFLPESAVHAVSVAVGFGIVTFFHVVYGELAPKTVAIQEAERVALLVAPPMKFFYYLFVPGIIVFNGVANLSTRLIGVSPASESEESHTEEEILSMLSQSGEAGRVDAGEVEMIERIFDLDDTIVREIMRPRPDVTSVPSDTPLSDLQSMAIEAEYTRYPVVDDEDGDQVIGFVDVKDILRTSESLDGETGDVTANDLARDLIVVPETLTVDELLTEFQSEHRQMAAVIDEWGSFEGLVTIEDVVEEIVGDIRDQFDLRDPEPSIEPLEDGDYAIDGSVPLVEVNEALNADFESDGFETVGGFVLSQLGRAPEVGDSVDVDGYRLRVEDVEGARVMAVSLREIDEDGDGGALDDGADE, encoded by the coding sequence ATGGTCGATCTCGTCTTCGCCGCATCCCGGATCGGGGTCGCGCTCTTCCTCGTGTTCCTGAACGGGTTCTTCGTGGCCGCGGAGTTCGCGCTCGTCCGGTTGCGCCCGGTGGCCGTCGACTCGATGGTCGAGGAGGGGCGACGGTTCTCCGGGCTCGTCCAGGAGGCCACCCGGAACCTCGACGACTACCTCGCCGTCTGCCAGCTCGGCATCACCATCTCCTCGCTCGGCCTGGGCTGGATCGGCGAACCCGCGGTCGCGGTGCTCGTCGATCCGCTGCTGGGGTCGTTCCTCCCGGAGAGCGCGGTCCACGCCGTCTCCGTCGCCGTCGGGTTCGGCATCGTCACGTTCTTCCACGTCGTCTACGGCGAACTCGCGCCGAAGACGGTCGCCATCCAGGAGGCGGAGCGGGTCGCGCTGCTGGTCGCCCCACCGATGAAGTTCTTCTACTACCTGTTCGTGCCCGGCATCATAGTGTTCAACGGGGTCGCGAACCTCTCGACGCGGCTGATCGGCGTGTCCCCGGCCTCGGAGTCGGAGGAGAGCCACACCGAGGAGGAGATCCTGTCGATGCTCTCCCAGTCGGGCGAGGCGGGCCGGGTCGACGCGGGCGAGGTGGAGATGATCGAGCGGATCTTCGACCTGGACGACACGATCGTTCGCGAGATCATGCGGCCCCGACCGGACGTGACGAGCGTTCCGTCGGACACGCCGCTGTCGGACCTGCAGTCGATGGCCATCGAGGCCGAGTACACGCGCTACCCGGTCGTCGACGACGAGGACGGCGACCAGGTGATCGGGTTCGTCGACGTGAAGGACATCCTGCGGACCAGCGAGTCCCTCGACGGGGAGACCGGCGACGTCACCGCCAACGACCTCGCCCGCGACCTGATCGTCGTCCCGGAGACGCTCACCGTCGACGAACTCCTCACCGAGTTCCAGAGCGAACACCGACAGATGGCGGCCGTGATCGACGAGTGGGGCTCGTTCGAGGGGCTCGTGACGATCGAGGATGTCGTCGAGGAGATCGTCGGCGACATCCGCGACCAGTTCGACCTGCGCGACCCCGAACCGTCGATCGAACCCCTCGAGGACGGCGACTACGCGATCGACGGGAGCGTTCCCCTCGTCGAAGTGAACGAGGCGCTGAACGCCGACTTCGAGAGCGACGGGTTCGAGACCGTCGGCGGGTTCGTCCTGAGCCAGCTCGGACGCGCCCCCGAGGTCGGCGACAGCGTCGACGTCGACGGCTACCGGCTACGCGTGGAGGACGTGGAGGGGGCGAGGGTGATGGCCGTCTCCCTGCGGGAGATCGACGAGGATGGAGACGGCGGCGCGCTCGACGACGGGGCGGACGAGTAG
- a CDS encoding translation initiation factor IF-2 subunit gamma — MVTEKTQPEVNIGLVGHVDHGKTTLVQALSGSWTDQHSEEMKRGISIRLGYADATLRKCPECDEPEAFTVEETCPEHDVETEVLRTVSFVDAPGHETLMATMLSGASIMDGAVLVVSATEDVPQAQTEEHLMALDIIGIDNIVIAQNKIDLVSAERARENYEQIQEFVEGTVAEDAPIVPISAQQEINVDFLIGAIEDEIPTPDRDETLPARMFVARSFDINRPGTTADELLGGVLGGSLSQGTLEAGDDLELRPGREVEEGGQSEYRSIETNVRSLQAGGQPAEKVGPGGLLGVGTGLDPSLTKGDALAGQVAGVPGSLPPTREAFEMDVELLDRVVGEGEVEEISTGEPLMLTVGTATTVGAVTSAREGECEVSLKRPVCAEEGAKIAINRRMGARWRLIGVGTLK, encoded by the coding sequence ATGGTGACGGAGAAAACACAACCGGAGGTGAACATCGGACTCGTCGGCCACGTGGACCACGGGAAGACGACCCTCGTGCAGGCCCTCTCGGGGTCGTGGACCGACCAGCACAGCGAGGAGATGAAGCGCGGTATCTCCATCAGGCTGGGCTACGCCGACGCGACGCTGCGAAAGTGTCCCGAGTGCGACGAGCCCGAAGCGTTCACTGTCGAGGAGACCTGCCCGGAGCACGACGTCGAGACGGAGGTCCTGCGGACCGTCTCGTTCGTCGACGCCCCGGGTCACGAGACGCTGATGGCGACGATGCTGTCCGGCGCGTCCATCATGGACGGCGCCGTCCTGGTGGTCTCGGCCACCGAGGACGTGCCCCAGGCCCAGACGGAGGAGCACCTGATGGCACTGGACATCATCGGCATCGACAACATCGTCATCGCGCAGAACAAGATCGACCTCGTGAGCGCCGAACGCGCCCGCGAGAACTACGAGCAGATCCAGGAGTTCGTCGAGGGCACGGTCGCCGAGGACGCGCCGATCGTCCCCATCAGCGCCCAGCAGGAGATCAACGTCGACTTTCTCATCGGCGCCATCGAGGACGAGATCCCGACGCCCGACCGGGACGAGACGCTCCCCGCGCGGATGTTCGTCGCGCGCTCGTTCGACATCAACCGGCCCGGCACGACCGCCGACGAACTGCTCGGCGGCGTGCTCGGCGGGTCGCTCTCGCAGGGCACCCTCGAGGCCGGCGACGACCTCGAACTCCGCCCCGGCCGCGAGGTCGAGGAGGGCGGTCAGTCCGAGTATCGGTCCATCGAGACGAACGTCCGGTCGCTCCAGGCCGGCGGCCAGCCGGCCGAGAAGGTCGGCCCTGGCGGCCTCCTCGGGGTCGGCACCGGCCTCGACCCGAGCCTGACGAAGGGCGACGCGCTGGCCGGGCAGGTCGCCGGCGTTCCCGGCAGCCTCCCGCCAACGCGCGAGGCGTTCGAGATGGACGTCGAACTGCTCGACCGCGTCGTCGGCGAGGGCGAGGTCGAGGAGATCTCGACCGGCGAGCCGCTGATGCTCACGGTGGGCACGGCCACGACCGTCGGCGCGGTCACGAGCGCCCGCGAGGGCGAGTGCGAGGTGTCGCTGAAGCGCCCCGTCTGTGCCGAGGAGGGCGCGAAGATCGCCATCAACCGACGGATGGGCGCCCGGTGGCGCCTCATCGGCGTCGGCACCCTGAAGTAG
- the spt4 gene encoding transcription elongation factor subunit Spt4: MAEDRLACRECHYVNGPDSQTCDNCGSSSLTEDWAGYIIITHPEKSEIAPEMNVTQAGSYALKVR; this comes from the coding sequence ATGGCGGAAGACCGGCTCGCGTGCCGCGAGTGCCACTACGTGAACGGGCCGGACAGCCAGACGTGCGACAACTGCGGCTCCTCCTCGCTGACGGAGGACTGGGCCGGCTACATCATCATCACCCACCCCGAGAAGTCGGAGATCGCCCCCGAGATGAACGTGACTCAGGCGGGCAGCTACGCGCTGAAGGTCCGCTGA